In one Flammeovirga yaeyamensis genomic region, the following are encoded:
- a CDS encoding sulfatase family protein — translation MKSNLILTLLVSIFLTSHSYAQKKQPNFLIIVADDLGYGDLGVYGAKDVLSPNIDKLAKEGTQYTNFHTTSSVCSPSRASMYTGKTPDLVGVPGVVRVNESNSFGYFDPSATTIMDLLKEKTSYETSLIGKWHLGHQSPNLPNDRGFDFFHGWLVGMTDYYEHIRYKQNWMRKNQEELDTKGHVTDLFTDWALDYLDQDRKDPFMMFLTYTAPHSPLQPPADYLEKVMKREKGISEKRAKYVALIEHMDKRIGDVVAKLKEKGELDNTVIMFLSDNGGALNHGANNGEFKGQKGDLYEGGLRVPFIVRWNEIENKGKASDAYVSITDIFPTVARIAGVSYEEELSGIDQTNLFKKGEIQKEDRVDIAVRRGNRSNCVDGSVFYSVQKNGWKYVQNSACEPYVFYNMNKDKNEQHPIPAEDLKKKMKNFDKILRKHIVNSGKTPWAK, via the coding sequence GTGAAAAGCAATCTAATCTTAACGCTATTGGTCAGTATATTCTTGACCTCTCACAGTTATGCTCAAAAAAAGCAGCCGAACTTTTTAATTATAGTAGCTGATGACTTGGGTTATGGAGATTTAGGAGTGTATGGTGCTAAAGATGTTCTTTCTCCAAACATCGATAAACTGGCCAAAGAAGGTACTCAGTATACCAATTTTCATACAACATCTTCGGTGTGCTCGCCGTCAAGAGCCTCGATGTACACAGGTAAAACACCCGATTTGGTAGGTGTTCCTGGTGTAGTGAGAGTGAATGAAAGTAACTCTTTTGGGTACTTCGATCCATCGGCAACAACGATAATGGATCTTCTAAAAGAAAAAACATCTTATGAGACTTCTCTCATAGGAAAATGGCATTTGGGACATCAATCGCCTAACCTTCCCAACGATAGAGGGTTCGACTTTTTCCATGGATGGTTAGTAGGTATGACGGATTATTACGAACATATCAGATACAAGCAAAATTGGATGAGAAAAAATCAGGAAGAACTAGATACAAAAGGTCATGTAACTGATTTATTTACCGATTGGGCATTAGATTATTTGGATCAAGATAGAAAAGACCCTTTTATGATGTTCTTGACTTATACAGCACCTCACTCTCCTTTACAACCTCCTGCTGATTACTTGGAGAAAGTGATGAAAAGAGAAAAAGGCATTAGCGAAAAACGTGCAAAATATGTAGCCTTAATTGAGCATATGGACAAGAGAATTGGTGATGTTGTAGCTAAGCTGAAAGAAAAAGGAGAGTTGGACAATACGGTGATCATGTTCTTATCTGATAATGGAGGAGCATTAAACCACGGGGCCAATAACGGTGAGTTTAAAGGACAAAAAGGAGATTTATACGAAGGAGGTTTAAGAGTTCCTTTTATTGTTCGATGGAACGAAATCGAGAATAAAGGGAAAGCTTCGGATGCTTATGTATCGATAACAGATATCTTTCCAACAGTAGCGAGAATTGCAGGAGTATCTTACGAAGAAGAACTTTCTGGAATTGATCAAACCAACTTGTTTAAGAAAGGAGAAATACAAAAAGAAGATCGTGTAGACATTGCTGTGAGAAGAGGAAACAGAAGTAATTGTGTAGACGGAAGTGTCTTCTATAGCGTTCAGAAAAATGGATGGAAGTATGTTCAAAATTCAGCCTGCGAACCTTATGTTTTTTATAACATGAACAAGGATAAAAATGAGCAGCATCCTATTCCAGCTGAAGACCTAAAGAAAAAGATGAAGAACTTCGATAAAATATTAAGAAAACATATTGTAAACTCAGGGAAAACTCCTTGGGCGAAATAG
- a CDS encoding beta-mannosidase: MRFGQNKILLLLFMMIGWQLSAQTIEQKITADWKFAQADRKEWLDAKVPGCVHTDLLRHKKIADPFFGENEKKVQWIDKKDWIYKTSFNNSIEDTQKQELIFEGLDTYADVYLNDKKILSADNMFRSWTVDVSHIIKKGKNEIKIYFHSPIKKGTPLWDAVGYPLYAINDDAKTGNTGDRKLSVMTRKAGYHYGWDWGPRLVTSGIYRPITLKSWKNSRIDNIRYTQSNITAKNVDVKTEVNIKSVIPGNIEVVILDAVKGKKYASEFYNVKEGDQTLALDFKIKNPKLWWSNGLGDQHLYPIKVQIKSDGQLLDENVQNIGIRTVELVTEKDQIGESFKIRLNGHDIFMKGTNYIPGDMFLDRVSDEKMEETIKACADANMNMIRVWGGGTYEKDLFYDLCDKYGLLVWQDFMFACSLYPGDEAFVENVKQEVKDNVIRLRNHPSLAMWCGNNEIEWAWFGWGIQKELNLSEADSTKIINDYFRLFTKEIPDVLHQHDDKDYWASSPYFRKYGDHLETKGDRHLWDVWKGPKPMDYYKTHVPRFMSEYGYQSFPEVQVMKKYVKEDEVNLWSKGMRNHQKAKYGNKRIMKNLTREFGIDGKDFEKFTYISQLYQGYDLKFAIETHRRNMPHCMGSLYWQVNDCWPVASWASIDYEGNWKSAHYRIQDAYKNKISTVSLDEGVYNIYVVSDELKDESAELKVQVLDFDGNTVLEQKKKVALKANTSSLAHSIKAEDLPEQKNNLVMVTTLTQKNKIIHRNEFYSVKSKDLALSKDYDLQKEVTANSDGSYTIKLSSNKLLRGVRVNSKDHSGCLTDNYFDLLPREVKVINWVPSKESNTNVSFDFHTLNDEQKTNL; this comes from the coding sequence ATGAGATTTGGACAAAATAAAATATTATTACTTCTTTTTATGATGATAGGGTGGCAGCTTTCTGCTCAGACTATCGAACAAAAGATTACAGCAGATTGGAAGTTTGCACAAGCCGACAGAAAGGAGTGGTTGGACGCAAAAGTACCTGGATGTGTACACACCGATCTTTTGAGACATAAAAAAATAGCTGACCCATTTTTTGGTGAGAACGAAAAGAAGGTGCAATGGATCGATAAAAAAGATTGGATCTATAAAACATCATTTAATAACTCCATAGAAGATACTCAAAAGCAAGAATTAATTTTTGAAGGACTAGATACGTATGCAGATGTTTATTTAAACGATAAAAAGATCTTATCTGCAGATAACATGTTTAGATCTTGGACAGTAGATGTTTCACACATCATTAAAAAAGGGAAAAACGAAATAAAGATCTATTTCCATTCTCCAATTAAAAAAGGAACCCCACTTTGGGATGCCGTAGGTTACCCATTGTATGCAATTAACGACGATGCTAAAACAGGCAACACTGGAGATAGAAAACTTTCGGTAATGACACGTAAAGCTGGTTATCATTACGGTTGGGACTGGGGTCCACGTTTAGTTACTTCAGGTATTTATCGTCCGATTACTTTAAAATCATGGAAAAACTCACGTATTGATAACATTCGTTACACTCAATCGAACATCACTGCCAAAAATGTAGATGTAAAAACAGAGGTAAATATTAAGTCGGTAATTCCTGGAAATATAGAAGTAGTTATTCTAGATGCAGTGAAGGGAAAGAAATATGCATCAGAATTTTATAATGTAAAAGAGGGAGATCAAACGCTTGCTTTAGACTTTAAAATCAAGAATCCTAAGTTATGGTGGTCGAATGGATTAGGTGATCAACATTTATATCCTATCAAAGTACAGATCAAATCAGATGGACAGCTTTTAGATGAGAATGTACAAAACATTGGTATTCGTACGGTAGAGTTAGTTACTGAAAAAGATCAAATCGGAGAATCATTTAAAATTAGATTGAATGGTCATGATATTTTCATGAAAGGAACCAACTACATCCCTGGAGATATGTTCTTGGATAGAGTTTCTGATGAAAAAATGGAGGAAACGATCAAAGCTTGTGCAGATGCTAACATGAACATGATTCGTGTTTGGGGCGGTGGTACATATGAAAAAGATTTGTTCTACGACCTTTGCGATAAATACGGTTTATTGGTTTGGCAAGACTTTATGTTCGCTTGTTCACTGTATCCTGGTGATGAAGCATTTGTAGAAAATGTAAAACAGGAAGTAAAAGACAATGTGATTCGTTTGAGAAATCACCCTTCTTTAGCCATGTGGTGTGGTAATAACGAAATTGAGTGGGCATGGTTCGGATGGGGCATCCAAAAGGAATTGAACTTATCGGAAGCAGATTCTACAAAAATTATCAACGATTACTTCAGATTATTTACCAAAGAAATTCCAGATGTTTTACATCAACACGATGATAAAGATTACTGGGCTTCTTCTCCTTACTTTAGAAAATATGGCGACCATTTGGAAACAAAAGGCGACCGTCACCTATGGGATGTCTGGAAAGGTCCAAAACCAATGGACTACTACAAAACGCACGTACCTAGATTTATGAGTGAGTACGGTTACCAATCGTTCCCAGAAGTACAAGTAATGAAAAAGTACGTGAAAGAGGATGAGGTGAATCTTTGGTCGAAAGGCATGAGAAATCATCAAAAAGCTAAATATGGCAACAAGCGTATCATGAAAAACTTGACAAGAGAGTTTGGTATCGACGGTAAAGATTTTGAGAAGTTCACTTATATCTCTCAATTATATCAAGGATACGATCTAAAATTTGCCATTGAAACGCACAGAAGAAACATGCCTCACTGTATGGGATCGTTGTATTGGCAAGTAAACGATTGTTGGCCGGTAGCATCGTGGGCATCGATTGATTATGAAGGAAATTGGAAATCGGCACATTATAGAATTCAAGATGCTTACAAGAATAAAATTTCTACGGTTTCATTAGACGAAGGAGTGTACAATATCTATGTAGTATCTGATGAATTAAAAGACGAATCTGCAGAATTGAAAGTACAAGTGCTAGACTTTGATGGAAATACAGTATTAGAACAAAAGAAGAAAGTGGCTCTTAAGGCAAACACTTCATCATTGGCTCATTCCATTAAAGCAGAAGACTTACCAGAACAAAAAAATAACCTTGTGATGGTAACGACGCTTACACAAAAGAATAAAATCATCCATCGTAACGAATTCTATTCTGTAAAATCAAAAGATTTGGCGTTGAGCAAAGATTACGATTTACAGAAAGAAGTAACCGCTAATAGCGATGGAAGTTATACCATCAAGTTATCATCAAATAAGTTGTTGAGAGGTGTGAGAGTGAATAGTAAAGACCACTCTGGCTGTTTAACTGATAATTATTTCGACCTTCTTCCAAGAGAAGTGAAAGTGATTAATTGGGTGCCTTCAAAAGAGAGTAACACTAATGTTTCATTCGACTTTCATACACTAAACGACGAGCAAAAGACCAATTTATAA
- a CDS encoding arylsulfatase, with protein sequence MKERFLKILIFGMTLLSGSVFAQQKYNIVMIMTDDQGYGDLGVTGNPYISTPNIDALAEENITLNHYYVNAVCAPTRASFLTGRHNLATGVNWVTRRKEVMNESEVTIAELFKTADYKTGLFGKWHNGSTYPHNPVGQGFDDFLGFCAGHWNNYFDAELETETGDFVKTEGYISDVLTDRAIEFIDKNKEEPFLCFIPYNAPHAPFQVADKYYDKYAEMGLDERTAAVYGMCENIDDNVGRLITHLKENNLWENTIFIYTTDNGPNGDRYNAEMKGKKATVHEGGVRVPMYMRIPGYGKVEIDELTAHIDIFPTLAALCGVKVPENLDIHGLNISPLLKGDSNNFDKRSIFTHNQPWHFAEAPAGAVRTEQYRLVFSKDNDTTLYDLNVDPSQLKDIRNDHPEVTNQLAADYHQWFMNVTPNGKEPKAERIQLGHDKSPKTILEAVDGTTKNKVRYQGKGWSNDWARNFKNKKGVIQWDVKVVEEGDYAIQMLYSCSDEFKGFKIFVEAGEQHTTRIMDKAFETQVVEMPDREARTEMNEYTWGTLKLGKLHLKKGKHTIKVRVSNDIQPNNNFRLKQLIVKKNQQS encoded by the coding sequence ATGAAAGAAAGATTTTTAAAAATATTGATCTTCGGAATGACCCTCCTCTCGGGTAGTGTTTTTGCTCAGCAGAAATACAATATTGTGATGATCATGACAGATGACCAAGGGTATGGAGACCTTGGGGTGACTGGCAATCCATACATCTCCACACCTAATATCGACGCATTAGCAGAAGAGAATATTACTTTAAACCATTATTATGTAAATGCCGTTTGTGCACCCACAAGAGCTAGTTTTTTAACAGGTAGACACAATTTGGCTACAGGAGTAAATTGGGTGACACGCCGTAAAGAAGTGATGAACGAAAGTGAGGTCACTATCGCAGAGTTGTTCAAAACAGCAGATTATAAAACAGGATTATTCGGAAAATGGCATAATGGATCTACATATCCTCATAACCCTGTTGGGCAGGGATTTGATGATTTCTTAGGTTTCTGTGCAGGACACTGGAATAATTATTTTGATGCTGAATTAGAAACTGAAACAGGTGATTTTGTAAAAACAGAAGGCTACATCTCTGATGTGTTAACCGATAGAGCTATCGAATTTATTGATAAAAATAAAGAAGAACCCTTCTTATGCTTCATTCCTTACAATGCTCCTCATGCACCTTTCCAAGTAGCAGATAAGTATTATGATAAATATGCTGAAATGGGGTTGGACGAAAGAACGGCTGCTGTTTATGGTATGTGTGAGAATATCGACGATAACGTAGGACGTTTGATTACACATTTGAAAGAGAACAACCTTTGGGAAAATACCATTTTTATCTATACAACTGATAACGGACCGAATGGTGATAGATATAATGCAGAAATGAAAGGGAAAAAAGCCACTGTTCACGAAGGCGGTGTGCGAGTACCAATGTACATGAGAATCCCTGGTTATGGAAAAGTAGAAATTGACGAATTAACTGCTCATATCGACATATTTCCTACATTGGCGGCCTTATGTGGTGTAAAAGTCCCTGAAAATTTAGATATTCACGGTCTAAATATTTCACCTTTATTGAAAGGCGATTCTAACAACTTCGATAAACGATCAATCTTCACTCACAATCAACCATGGCATTTCGCTGAAGCTCCTGCAGGTGCTGTTCGTACAGAACAATATCGTCTGGTTTTTAGCAAAGACAATGATACGACCCTATATGATTTAAATGTAGATCCAAGTCAGTTAAAGGATATTAGAAATGATCATCCTGAAGTAACAAACCAACTTGCAGCTGATTATCATCAATGGTTTATGAATGTAACTCCTAATGGTAAAGAACCTAAAGCAGAACGTATACAATTGGGACACGATAAAAGTCCTAAAACAATTCTTGAAGCAGTAGACGGAACTACTAAAAATAAGGTAAGATATCAAGGAAAAGGTTGGTCTAACGATTGGGCTAGAAATTTCAAAAACAAGAAAGGTGTCATCCAATGGGATGTAAAAGTGGTAGAAGAAGGAGATTATGCTATTCAAATGTTGTATAGCTGTTCTGACGAATTTAAAGGATTTAAAATTTTCGTTGAAGCAGGCGAGCAACATACCACAAGAATCATGGATAAAGCATTTGAAACTCAAGTGGTAGAAATGCCAGACCGTGAAGCAAGAACAGAAATGAATGAATATACATGGGGAACTTTAAAATTAGGTAAACTTCATCTGAAAAAAGGCAAACACACCATCAAGGTACGTGTGAGTAATGATATTCAACCGAATAATAACTTCAGACTGAAGCAGCTAATTGTAAAAAAAAACCAACAATCTTAA